The following proteins come from a genomic window of Saccharicrinis carchari:
- a CDS encoding tetratricopeptide repeat protein, whose protein sequence is MNKKHFIKILKNPDRLNDSTLSGIREIVEEYPFFQIGRMLWLKNLHKLHSIKYNSELKMGAAYIADRAKLYQLINNVTKAGARLSQGNVDVSNEQDTGDAGQQQKQQTKTAGTNQNSRDSEAVWPRTASDNYLNASEEFTDEDGSSYRFSFNPTSELKTPKDSEDVLFPAADLLDYEITSSRGYTLPKVSDLEVDPEENRSFSDWLHIMHYSAPKQKEDNTQQPKKGMDLIDNFLNAKPEILPQPDAKVKEKDLGHKSVSPQEEILSETMAKIYIKQGNKSKAIAIFEKLRLKYPEKSVYFARQITELKEN, encoded by the coding sequence ATGAATAAAAAACACTTTATTAAGATATTGAAAAATCCGGATCGGCTTAATGATAGTACGCTAAGCGGGATAAGGGAAATTGTAGAAGAGTATCCTTTTTTTCAGATAGGCCGAATGTTATGGCTTAAAAACTTGCATAAGTTACACAGCATTAAGTACAATAGTGAGCTCAAAATGGGGGCTGCTTATATTGCCGACCGCGCAAAGCTTTATCAACTTATTAATAATGTTACCAAAGCGGGTGCTAGGTTAAGCCAAGGCAATGTGGATGTATCTAACGAGCAAGATACAGGGGATGCAGGACAACAACAAAAGCAACAAACCAAAACTGCGGGCACAAACCAAAACAGTAGGGATAGTGAAGCTGTATGGCCGCGAACTGCGTCTGATAACTATTTAAATGCCTCCGAAGAATTTACAGATGAGGATGGCTCTTCCTATCGTTTCTCCTTCAACCCTACATCTGAGCTAAAGACTCCAAAGGACAGCGAGGATGTGCTGTTTCCGGCAGCCGATTTGTTAGATTACGAAATAACATCCTCAAGGGGTTATACTTTGCCCAAAGTAAGTGATTTGGAAGTGGATCCTGAGGAAAATCGTTCATTCTCCGATTGGCTTCATATTATGCATTATTCTGCACCAAAGCAAAAAGAAGATAACACGCAGCAGCCGAAAAAAGGAATGGATTTAATAGACAACTTTTTAAATGCCAAACCAGAAATACTTCCCCAACCCGATGCCAAGGTAAAAGAAAAGGACCTGGGGCATAAGAGTGTAAGCCCGCAGGAAGAGATTTTGTCCGAAACAATGGCTAAAATATATATCAAACAGGGAAATAAAAGTAAAGCAATCGCAATTTTTGAAAAGTTACGCTTGAAATATCCTGAAAAAAGTGTTTACTTTGCACGTCAAATTACGGAGTTAAAAGAAAATTAA
- the secG gene encoding preprotein translocase subunit SecG produces the protein MYSVISVLVIIVSIALILIVLVQDSKGGGLASNFSSSNQIMGVRKTTDFLGKATWYLAGGLLVLSLVAVMVLEKPGAAGDADLDEKLNQIAQPQSELPSFPSSTPIEDAGEEE, from the coding sequence ATGTATTCAGTTATATCTGTACTGGTAATCATCGTAAGTATCGCATTAATACTCATTGTGTTAGTTCAGGATTCAAAAGGAGGAGGCCTGGCTTCTAACTTCTCTTCATCAAACCAAATAATGGGTGTTCGCAAAACAACGGATTTTTTAGGAAAAGCAACATGGTATTTGGCTGGTGGATTGTTGGTGTTATCACTGGTGGCGGTGATGGTACTTGAAAAGCCGGGTGCTGCCGGAGATGCTGATTTAGATGAAAAGCTGAATCAAATTGCTCAACCGCAAAGCGAATTGCCTAGCTTCCCATCTTCAACTCCAATAGAAGATGCTGGTGAAGAAGAATAG